One region of Juglans regia cultivar Chandler chromosome 4, Walnut 2.0, whole genome shotgun sequence genomic DNA includes:
- the LOC109006800 gene encoding E3 ubiquitin-protein ligase PRT6 isoform X1 — protein MDNMDIDSPPESSPLKPRDRILRRLALLGVPEDKLDQLQHGLVAFVKDDKSRIPELVSAILLMDEEGVEALWEAKPSSKKSNSSLKRRFRESMLWLQWLMFEGEPSTALKNLSKMSLGQRGVCGAVWGNNDVAYRCRTCEHDPTCAICVPCFQNGNHKDHDFSIIYTGGGCCDCGDVTAWKREGFCSKHKGAEQIRPLPEELTNSVGPVLNALFVCWKSKLLLAETSSPESPRTVDRIAERMKVANELTSAVVEMLLEFCKYSESLLSFVSRIVFSSVGLLEILVRTERFLKEEVVKKLYDLLLKLLGEPLFKYEFGKVFLSYYPIAVNEVIKEGGDNALKNHTLLSTFSVQIFTVPTLTPRLVKEMNLLAMLLGCLGDIFVSCAGEDGRLQAGKWGTLYETTLRVLEDIRFVMSHAVVAKYVIHDQKDISRSWVRLLAFVQGMNPQKRETGIHIEDDNEIMLLPFALCHSIGNIHSLLVDGAFSVASSEETDGEILSSTYEQDKLDMVDTDVLRHAKVGRLSQESSACSATPKSSLPCASKFGEAKHDTVSHLFIPPSVKWLMHECLKAIENWLEVDNTTGAALNKLTPNTSSNSGSNFAAIKETLSKIRKGKYIFGRLASSSEDHGLRRYSDVHSGLGVNFELENRKSKDNKPMISYDADAVNASSSAWFNDILMEDDTMDIDALHILNLSDWPNIVYNVSSQDISVHIPLHRLLSLLLHKALRRCFGESALPNMTSGSSVNSLSTSCIDFFAHVLGGCHPFGFSAFVMEHPLRVRVFCAEVHAGMWRKHGDAALYSCEWYRSVRWSEQSLELDLFLLQCCAALAPPDLFVSRILERFGLSNYLSLNLDESNEFEPVLLQEMLTIIIQIVKERRFSGITTAESLKRELICKLAIGDATRSQLVKSLPRDLSKSDQLQEILDTVASYSRPSGFNQGTYSLRWRYWKELDLYHPRWNSRDLQSAEERYLRFCRVSVWTNQLPMWTKIFSPLKEVARVATCKVVLRIIRAVLFYAVFTDKGTESRAPDGVVLTALHLLSLALDICCRQRESCDQPCSEDVFPILADSSEEIWEGLNYGAGGQSLLSLLVVLMRMEKKENTDIFLDAGGCNLSSLIESILKKFAEIDSGCMAKLEQLAPEVVSCLSQPNPSSDTNLSRSDSDSEKRKAKARERQAAILEKMRVEQSKFLASIDPAVDEGSNSGRDVNRSDVGDDSEESAQVACSLCHDPNSKNPISFLIHLQKSRLVSFVERGPPSWEQFCRLEKENVSTATGKVTDQSETSTSSGSPGSISSSLSAQLVQNAVNEFCGQPEEVNAFLGFFKAQFPALRDIQVPHISKDGSERSACSIETLEQDMYFSILREVHDNLLHSDFSKEDTKIPTVKGGFEKSRDTESVLLGKYIVALLREKKESPSGSQDSHNDEASVESTSKCPSYDGFGPSDCDGVHISSCGHAVHQGCLDRYLSSLKERSVRRIVFEGGHIVDPSQGEFLCPVCRRLVNSVLPALPGICKEVWKQSVSSTLSSSLGAGSSATSSEEISSLRIQQALLLLRSAANVVGKGETLKAFPLQKNGRMRQNLEPVCQVLFKMYYPNKQDKLSRSARVSHSMLMWDTLKYSLISMEIAARCGRTHITPNYGLNAMYEELKSSSGFIMLLLLKVVQNSQTKNGVHVLQRYRGTQLFASSICSGISIDYASGTSGQGNMLRILKHVEKEESCPDTQFWNRASNPVLSRDPFSSLMWVLFCLPFPFLSCKESLLSLVHLFYAVSIAQAIIMYCGLHQCKTSELGFNDCLISDISKVLAESGCAQKFYASNHIGSSSNIRDTIRSMSFPYLRRCALLWKLLYSSSPAPFCDRNNVLGRSSFAINDMMDDGSLVELNEVQNLENMFKIPSLDVVLKEEVLRSLVLKWFYHFHKEFERCSFGGVMHITPAVPFKLMHLPHVYQDLLQRLIKQCCPDCKSILVDPALCLLCGRLCSPSWKPCCSQSGCQAHAMACGAGTGVFLLIRRTTILLQRCARQAPWPSPYLDAFGEEDIEMHRGKPLYLNEERYAALTYMVASHGLDQSSKVLRQTTISSLFMV, from the exons ATGGATAACATGGACATCGATTCACCTCCCGAGTCCAGCCCTCTCAAGCCCCGTGATCGAATCCTGCGG AGGCTTGCTCTACTTGGAGTACCTGAGGACAAACTTGATCAACTCCAACATGGTTTAGTTGCATTTGTCAAGGATGACAAATCCCGCATTCCAGAGCTGGTTTCTGCTATATTGCTTATGGATGAGGAAGGGGTGGAGGCACTCTGGGAAGCCAAGCCAAGTTCTAAAAAATCCAATTCTAGCTTGAAAAGAAGATTCAGGGAGAGCATGCTGTGGTTACAATGGTTGATGTTTGAGGGTGAACCATCCACTGCCCTAAAGAACCTCTCCAAAATGAGTCTTGGCCAGCGTGGTGTTTGTGGCGCTGTTTGGGGAAATAATGATGTAGCATATAGGTGTCGGACTTGCGAACATGACCCAACATGTGCAATTTGTGTTCCTTGTTTTCAGAATGGGAACCACAAGGACCatgatttttctattatttatacaGGCGGTGGTTGCTGTGATTGTGGGGATGTTACGGCATGGAAACGTGAGGGCTTCTGCTCAAAGCATAAAGGTGCGGAACAAATACGACCCCTTCCCGAGGAGCTTACAAACTCTGTGGGGCCTGTCCTTAATGCTCTCTTCGTTTGTTGGAAAAGCAAGTTATTACTTGCTGAAACTAGTTCTCCAGAAAGTCCTAGAACTGTTGATCGTATTGCTGAAAGGATGAAGGTTGCGAATGAACTAACATCTGCAGTGGTTGAGATGCTTTTAGAGTTTTGCAAGTACAGTGAGAGTTTGCTCAGTTTTGTTTCTAGGATTGTCTTTTCTTCTGTTGGTTTATTGGAGATTCTGGTGAGGACAGAGAGGTTTTTGAAAGAGGAAGTTGTGAAGAAACTATATGACTTGCTTTTGAAACTACTTGGGGAACCTCTTTTCAAGTATGAGTTTGGGAAAGTATTTTTGAGCTACTATCCAATTGCTGTAAATGAAGTCATAAAAGAGGGTGGTGATAATGCTCTCAAGAATCATACGCTACTATCTACATTCTCTGTGCAAATCTTCACTGTGCCAACTTTAACACCACGTCTCGTGAAGGAAATGAACCTACTTGCCATGTTATTAGGATGTTTGGGAGACATTTTTGTTTCATGTGCTGGTGAAGATGGTCGTTTGCAG GCTGGCAAGTGGGGAACCTTGTATGAGACCACTCTTCGTGTGCTTGAAGATATTCGCTTTGTTATGAGTCATGCTGTTGTGGCTAAATATGTAATCCATGACCAGAAAGATATATCTAGAAGTTGGGTGAGACTTTTGGCTTTTGTGCAAGGGATGAACCCGCAAAAGAGAGAAACAGGCATCCACATAGAAGACGATAATGAGATTATGCTTTTGCCATTTGCTTTATGTCACTCTATCGGTAATATTCATTCTCTCCTGGTGGATGGGGCATTTTCAGTTGCTAGTAGTGAAGAGACGGATGGTGAAATACTTTCTAGCACATATGAGCAAGATAAGCTAGATATGGTTGACACAGATGTTTTACGGCATGCCAAAGTTGGACGGTTATCCCAGGAAAGCTCTGCATGTAGCGCGACACCAAAGAGTAGTCTCCCTTGTGCATCAAAGTTTGGTGAAGCTAAACATGATACTGTTTCTCATCTCTTCATTCCACCATCTGTCAAGTGGTTAATGCACGAGTGTCTGAAGGCTATTGAGAACTGGTTGGAAGTTGATAATACCACTGGGGCTGCTCTTAATAAATTAACTCCAAATACTAGCAGTAACTCTGGTAGCAATTTTGCAGCAATAAAGGAGACATTATCCAAGATTAGAAAAggcaaatatatttttggcaGACTTGCGAGTTCAAGTGAAGATCATGGTTTGCGGCGCTATTCAGATGTACATAGTGGTCTTGGTGTGAATTTTGAATTGGAGAATAGGAAAAGTAAGGACAACAAACCAATGATCAGTTATGACGCCGATGCTGTTAATGCCAGCAGCTCTGCGTGGTTTAATGACATTCTGATGGAGGATGATACAATGGATATAGATGCACtacatattttgaatttgtcTGATTGGCCAAACATAGTTTACAATGTTAGTTCACAGGATATATCTGTCCACATTCCATTGCATCGGTTACTTTCACTTCTTTTGCATAAAGCATTGAGAAGATGTTTTGGTGAATCTGCACTGCCAAATATGACTAGTGGCAGTTCTGTTAACTCGTTATCAACAAGCTGCATTGATTTCTTTGCTCATGTTCTTGGGGGCTGCCACCCATTTGGTTTTTCTGCCTTTGTTATGGAGCATCCTTTACGAGTGAGGGTATTTTGTGCTGAGGTTCATGCTGGAATGTGGAGGAAGCATGGCGATGCTGCCCTATATTCCTGTGAATGGTATCGTTCAGTTCGGTG GTCTGAACAGAGTCTAGAGCTTGATCTATTTCTGCTGCAGTGCTGTGCTGCACTGGCTCCACCTGATCTGTTCGTCAGTAGAATTCTAGAACGCTTTGGGCTGTCAAACTACCTTTCTTTGAATCTTGATGAGTCCAATGA GTTTGAACCAGTTCTGTTACAGGAAATGCTCACTATCATTATTCAGATAGTCAAAGAAAGGCGGTTTTCTGGGATAACTACAGctgaaagtttgaaaagagaGTTGATTTGTAAGTTAGCCATTGGAGACGCCACTCGTAGTCAATTGGTGAAATCTCTTCCTCGTGACCTCTCAAAGTCTGACCAGCTTCAGGAAATATTGGATACTGTTGCTTCATATTCCAGACCATCTGGCTTTAATCAG GGTACGTATTCACTCCGATGGAGATATTGGAAAGAATTGGATTTGTACCACCCTCGTTGGAATTCAAGGGATTTGCAGAGTGCTGAAGAAAGATACTTGCGCTTCTGTAGGGTCTCTGTATGGACCAATCAGCTGCCCATGTGGACTAAGATTTTTTCTCCACTCAAAGAGGTAGCTAGAGTAGCGACTTGTAAGGTGGTCCTTCGAATTATCCGGGCAGTGCTGTTTTATGCTGTTTTCACTGATAAAGGGACTGAATCACGTGCTCCTGATGGTGTTGTTCTTACTGCATTGCACTTACTCTCGTTAGCATTAGACATCTGTTGTCGGCAGAGAGAATCTTGTGATCAGCCATGTTCTGAAGATGTATTCCCAATCCTAGCTGATTCTAGTGAAGAAATTTGGGAGGGATTAAACTATGGTGCTGGTGGACAAAGTTTGTTGTCACTTCTTGTTGTTTTGATGAGgatggagaagaaagaaaacacagACATCTTTTTGGATGCAGGAGGATGCAACCTTTCTTCCCTGATTGAAAGTATATTGAAGAAGTTTGCTGAGATTGATTCTGGATGCATGGCCAAATTGGAACAACTTGCACCTGAAGTCGTCAGTTGTCTATCACAACCCAATCCTAGTAGCGATACGAATCTCTCCAGATCGGATTCTGATAGTGAGAAACGCAAGGCAAAAGCTCGAGAGAGGCAAGCTGCCATCTTg GAGAAAATGAGAGTTGAGCAATCTAAGTTTTTGGCAAGCATTGATCCTGCTGTGGATGAAGGTTCAAATTCTGGACGAGATGTAAATAGATCTGATGTTGGAGATGATTCAGAAGAGTCTGCACAAGTTGCTTGCTCTCTATGCCATGATCCCAACTCGAAAAACCCAATATCATTCCTGATTCAtctccag AAATCGAGACTTGTGAGTTTTGTCGAAAGAGGTCCCCCATCATGGGAACAATTTTGTCGTTTAGAGAAGGAGAATGTTTCTACAGCCACTGGCAAGGTGACCGATCAATCTGAAACAAGCACATCGTCTGGCAGTCCAGGGTCGATTTCATCTTCTCTTTCAGCACAGTTGGTACAGAATGCAGTCAACGAGTTTTGTGGGCAACCTGAGGAAGTCAACGCTTTTCTAGGATTTTTCAAGGCTCAGTTCCCTGCATTGAGGGATATTCAAGTGCCACACATATCGAAGGATGGGAGCGAGAGAAGTGCATGTTCGATTGAGACATTGGAACAAGATATGTACTTCTCCATACTTAGGGAAGTGCATGATAATTTGTTGCATTCCGATTTTTCAAAGGAAGATACTAAAATTCCTACTGTTAAAGGGGGTTTTGAAAAAAGCAGAGACACAGAATCTGTCTTGCTTGGAAAGTACATAGTTGCTCTTTtgagggagaagaaagaaagtccTTCAGGATCTCAAGATTCTCATAATGATGAGGCTTCTGTAGAATCTACTTCAAAGTGTCCGTCATACGATGGATTTGGCCCTTCAGATTGTGATGGAGTTCATATTTCTTCCTGTGGGCACGCCGTGCATCAGGGATGTCTTGATCGCTATTTATCTTCATTGAAAGAGAG ATCTGTCAGAAGAATTGTTTTCGAAGGAGGGCATATTGTGGATCCATCTCAG GGAGAGTTTCTCTGCCCCGTATGTCGTCGACTTGTCAACTCTGTCTTGCCTGCTTTGCCGGGGATTTGCAAGGAAGTCTGGAAGCAGTCTGTAAGTTCAACCTTGAGTTCTTCTCTAGGTGCTGGGTCTTCAGCAACATCATCTGAAGAAATTAGTTCACTCCGCATTCAGCAAGCCTTGCTTCTCTTGAGATCTGCAGCCAATGTGGTTGGGAAGGGTGAAACTCTTAAAGCTTTTCCCCTGCAGAAAAATGGAAGAATGAGGCAAAATCTTGAGCCAGTTTGTCAAGTGCTCTTTAAAATGTATTACCCAAACAAACAGGATAAGTTATCAAGGTCTGCAAGGGTAAGCCACTCAATGCTTATGTGGGACACTCTTAAGTACTCCCTCATCTCAATGGAAATTGCCGCTCGTTGTGGAAGGACTCATATCACTCCAAATTATGGCCTCAACGCCATGTATGAGGAACTCAAATCTTCTAGTGGATTTATAATGTTGTTGCTGCTAAAAGTTGTCCAAAACTCGCAAACTAAGAATGGTGTTCATGTGCTTCAGAGATATAGAGGTACTCAGCTTTTTGCATCATCTATTTGCTCTGGTATATCTATAGATTATGCCAGTGGCACGTCCGGACAAG GTAATATGTTGCGCATCTTAAAACATGTTGAGAAGGAAGAATCATGTCCTGATACTCAATTTTGGAATCGAGCTTCTAATCCTGTCCTTTCTCGTGACCCATTTTCATCATTGATGTGGGTTCTGTTTTGTCTACCATTCCCATTTCTTTCTTGCAAAGAATCATTGTTGTCCCTTGTGCATCTCTTCTATGCTGTCTCTATAGCACAG GCTATAATTATGTATTGCGGGTTGCATCAATGCAAGACAAGTGAACTAGGATTTAATGATTGCCTGATTTCTGACATCTCAAAAGTTTTGGCAGAATCTGGATGTGCCCAGAAATTTTATGCTTCAAACCATATTGGCTCATCTAGTAATATAAGAGATACAATTCGTAGCATGAGTTTCCCTTATTTGCGGAGGTGTGCACTGCTGTGGAAACTGCTATACTCTTCTTCCCCTGCACCATTCTGTGATAGGAATAATGTGCTTGGTAGATCATCTTTTGCCATCAATGATATGATGGATGATGGTTCTCTGGTCGAGCTCAATGAAGTTCAAAATCTGGAGAACATGTTTAAAATTCCATCACTGGATGTTGTTTTGAAGGAAGAAGTTCTGCGTTCTCTAGTTTTAAAATGgttttatcattttcacaaGGAATTTGAGCGTTGTAGTTTTGGAGGTGTTATGCACATTACACCTGCAGTTCCATTTAAGTTGATGCATCTTCCCCATGTTTACCAGGATCTCTTGCAGAG GTTGATAAAACAGTGTTGCCCTGACTGCAAATCTATCCTTGTTGATCCTGCATTATGCCTCCTGTGTGGTAGATTATGCTCTCCCAGCTGGAAGCCATGCTGCAG CCAAAGCGGATGCCAAGCTCATGCAATGGCCTGTGGTGCTGGTACTGGAGTGTTCCTTTTGATCAGG AGAACAACAATCCTGTTACAGAGATGCGCACGACAGGCTCCTTGGCCGTCACCTTATTTGGATGCTTTTGGTGAAGAG GACATTGAAATGCATAGAGGGAAACCATTGTACTTGAATGAGGAACGCTATGCTGCTCTAACTTACATG GTTGCATCCCATGGCCTTGATCAGAGTTCAAAGGTTCTTCGCCAAACTACTATCAGTTCTCTGTTCATGGTTTAG